A window of the Sphingobium sp. CAP-1 genome harbors these coding sequences:
- a CDS encoding sulfatase family protein, with amino-acid sequence MQVDRRSFMGGVGALGALAATGEGHSATQPQRPNIIFIMADDLGYADLSCTGSHHIKTPAIDSIGAQGIRLRQGYANSSICSPTRTALLTGCYQYRFAIGVEEPLGPAAPEGIGVPLDQPTIASVMRGIGYRTKLIGKWHLGEPPKHSPLHHGYDEFFGIVEGAADYFRHHMVMGGKNVGIGLAQGDTPIERNGYLTDLFGDEAVRTIENAGDTPFFLSLHFNAPHWPWEGREDAAVASTLGASFHYNGGSLAKYREMVEAMDQNVAKLLAALERSGKADKTIIVFTSDNGGERFSETWPFTGVKGELLEGGIRVPLLMRWPGGIAAGSQSDQVMISMDFLPTLLALAGGDVARAGRFDGMDLSAQLTGKAGVVQRSLFWRYKENGQAALRDGEWKYLKLGDKEHLFNLAEDERERADHVADDPARLKAMRLKWDSWNAQMLPYPLGSFSEDVRDHYADRY; translated from the coding sequence ATGCAGGTCGATCGGCGGTCGTTCATGGGGGGAGTGGGGGCGCTGGGCGCTCTGGCGGCGACGGGTGAAGGGCATTCGGCCACCCAGCCGCAGCGACCCAATATCATCTTCATCATGGCCGATGATCTGGGCTATGCCGACCTGTCCTGCACCGGATCGCACCATATAAAAACGCCCGCCATCGACAGTATCGGCGCGCAGGGTATCCGGTTGCGGCAGGGCTATGCCAATAGTTCGATCTGCTCGCCCACGCGCACGGCCTTGCTGACGGGCTGCTATCAATATCGCTTCGCCATTGGCGTGGAGGAACCATTGGGTCCGGCCGCGCCCGAAGGGATCGGCGTGCCGCTTGACCAGCCCACCATCGCTTCAGTGATGCGGGGCATCGGCTATCGCACCAAGCTGATCGGCAAATGGCATTTGGGCGAGCCGCCCAAACATAGCCCGCTGCACCATGGCTATGACGAGTTTTTCGGCATCGTCGAGGGGGCGGCCGACTATTTCCGTCATCATATGGTCATGGGCGGCAAGAATGTCGGGATCGGTCTGGCGCAGGGCGACACGCCGATCGAGCGTAACGGCTATCTGACCGACCTGTTCGGGGATGAAGCGGTCAGGACGATCGAGAATGCGGGCGATACGCCCTTTTTCCTGAGCCTCCATTTCAACGCGCCCCACTGGCCCTGGGAAGGGCGGGAGGATGCCGCGGTGGCGTCGACCCTGGGTGCGTCTTTCCATTATAATGGCGGCAGCCTCGCCAAATATAGGGAAATGGTCGAGGCGATGGACCAGAATGTCGCCAAATTGCTGGCGGCGCTGGAGCGGTCGGGCAAGGCGGACAAGACGATCATCGTCTTTACCAGTGACAATGGCGGCGAACGCTTTTCCGAAACCTGGCCCTTTACCGGGGTGAAGGGGGAATTGCTGGAGGGCGGCATTCGCGTTCCCCTGTTGATGCGCTGGCCGGGCGGGATCGCGGCGGGATCGCAGTCGGATCAGGTGATGATCTCGATGGATTTCCTCCCGACGCTGCTGGCGCTGGCGGGGGGCGATGTGGCCAGGGCGGGAAGGTTCGACGGGATGGACCTGTCGGCGCAACTCACCGGGAAGGCCGGGGTGGTGCAGCGGTCGTTGTTCTGGCGCTACAAGGAGAACGGGCAGGCGGCGTTGCGGGATGGCGAATGGAAATATCTGAAGCTGGGGGACAAGGAGCATCTCTTCAACCTGGCCGAGGATGAGCGCGAGCGCGCCGATCATGTTGCCGACGATCCCGCGCGGCTGAAGGCGATGCGGCTAAAATGGGATAGCTGGAACGCGCAGATGCTGCCTTATCCGCTTGGCAGTTTCAGCGAGGATGTGCGGGACCATTATGCGGATCGGTATTGA
- a CDS encoding NAD-dependent epimerase/dehydratase family protein, with protein sequence MTVIVTGAGGFVGRQLVRRLLAAGKSVVGMDSAAGGIPAGARAVVGDICSGAVRAEAFRDGCSALVHLATVPGGAAEADPAASRRVNVDAMYDLLEEAKAAGDRPRIVYASSIAVFGDPLPAAGVDDATPLAPRMVYGGHKAMMEIAVAMMHHRGEIEGVSVRLPGILARPKGPSGMKSAFMSDLFHALRAGESFVCPVSQGATIWAQSVSRCADNLVHALEMDAALMPVTRVVTLPAQRVTMDDLAAEIARQCGTSADLVRYQPDAALEAAFGAHPALATPAAERAGFAHDGDLARLVANALAMIAQG encoded by the coding sequence ATGACGGTGATCGTTACAGGCGCGGGCGGCTTTGTCGGGCGGCAACTGGTGCGACGGCTGCTGGCGGCGGGAAAGAGCGTCGTCGGTATGGACAGCGCGGCAGGCGGCATCCCGGCGGGCGCGCGCGCGGTGGTAGGTGACATCTGCTCAGGCGCAGTGCGCGCGGAGGCATTTCGCGACGGGTGCAGCGCGCTCGTCCATCTCGCCACTGTGCCGGGTGGTGCGGCGGAGGCTGATCCGGCGGCGTCGCGGCGGGTGAATGTCGACGCCATGTATGATCTGCTGGAGGAGGCGAAGGCCGCCGGGGACCGGCCGCGCATCGTCTATGCCAGTTCGATCGCGGTCTTTGGCGATCCCTTGCCGGCAGCGGGTGTCGATGACGCGACGCCGCTTGCGCCGCGCATGGTCTATGGCGGGCACAAGGCGATGATGGAGATCGCCGTCGCCATGATGCATCATCGCGGCGAGATTGAGGGGGTGAGCGTTCGCCTGCCCGGCATATTGGCGCGGCCCAAGGGGCCGTCGGGCATGAAATCCGCCTTCATGAGCGACCTGTTCCACGCGCTGCGGGCGGGGGAGTCATTTGTCTGTCCGGTGTCGCAAGGCGCGACGATCTGGGCGCAGTCGGTCAGTCGCTGTGCCGACAATCTGGTCCATGCGCTGGAGATGGACGCGGCGCTGATGCCGGTGACGCGGGTGGTGACGCTGCCAGCCCAGCGCGTCACCATGGACGACCTGGCCGCCGAGATTGCGCGACAATGCGGTACGTCGGCCGATCTGGTCCGCTATCAACCTGACGCCGCGCTGGAGGCGGCCTTTGGCGCGCATCCCGCGCTTGCGACACCGGCGGCGGAGCGAGCGGGCTTTGCCCATGACGGCGATCTTGCTAGGCTGGTCGCCAACGCGCTGGCGATGATAGCACAGGGCTGA
- a CDS encoding LysR family transcriptional regulator produces MRFDRLDLNLLVALDALLGERSVSLAADRICLSQSATSSALGRLREYFADDLLVQKGRQMVLTARAEGLVEPVRAVLEQIRSTIAVPPPFDPATSDRTIRIMASDYITEVLLASAMTDLQAQAPGMRFEIQSLTEILLESLERGAIDLLVTIDYAISADHPSQILFEDDYVVVGWNGNLAMAGPMTKELYFELGHVTARFGRARVSAFEDWFVRRQKRPRRVEVVTHSFLSLPGLVIGSNRIATMHRRLATRMAEYLPLTLHEVPMDIPPIREAIQWHISSNNDPAIRWVVERIVAGAQTPAVRVDETVVSIDDARISREELAAQFLSDATPKGRG; encoded by the coding sequence ATGCGGTTCGACAGGCTGGACCTCAATCTGCTGGTGGCGCTGGACGCGCTGCTGGGCGAACGCAGCGTCAGCCTGGCCGCGGATCGCATCTGTCTGTCGCAATCGGCGACATCTTCGGCGCTCGGTCGACTGCGGGAATATTTCGCCGACGATCTGCTGGTGCAGAAGGGGCGGCAGATGGTGCTGACCGCCCGCGCCGAAGGGCTGGTCGAGCCGGTGCGCGCGGTGCTGGAGCAGATACGGTCGACCATCGCGGTGCCGCCGCCGTTCGATCCGGCAACGTCCGACCGGACGATCCGCATCATGGCGTCCGACTATATTACCGAAGTGCTGCTGGCGTCGGCCATGACCGATTTGCAGGCGCAGGCGCCAGGGATGCGCTTCGAGATTCAGTCGCTGACCGAAATATTGCTGGAATCGCTGGAACGGGGGGCGATCGACCTGCTCGTCACCATCGACTATGCGATTTCGGCTGATCATCCGAGCCAGATATTGTTCGAGGATGATTATGTCGTTGTCGGCTGGAACGGCAATCTGGCGATGGCCGGGCCGATGACCAAGGAACTATATTTCGAACTGGGCCATGTTACCGCGCGTTTTGGCCGGGCGCGGGTGTCGGCGTTCGAGGACTGGTTCGTGCGGCGGCAGAAGCGGCCACGGCGGGTAGAGGTCGTCACCCACAGCTTTTTGTCGTTGCCGGGTCTGGTCATCGGTTCCAACCGGATCGCGACCATGCACCGGCGGCTGGCGACGCGGATGGCGGAATATCTGCCGCTCACTCTGCATGAAGTGCCGATGGACATTCCGCCGATCCGCGAGGCGATCCAGTGGCATATTTCCAGCAACAACGATCCGGCGATCCGCTGGGTGGTGGAGCGGATCGTCGCCGGCGCGCAGACCCCTGCCGTGCGGGTCGACGAAACGGTCGTGTCGATCGACGACGCCCGGATTTCGCGTGAAGAACTGGCGGCGCAATTTTTGAGCGACGCGACACCCAAGGGGCGCGGTTAA
- a CDS encoding winged helix-turn-helix transcriptional regulator, with amino-acid sequence MTDFDDFDPASRDGLATLARNMAEHGAERDAPIRTMFGLLGDRWSMLILLLLDIASFRHAELRRLLDRMSAEGKISQRVLTLKLRQLERNGMVARSVSGDVPPRVDYALTPLGQGLLDEAKHLLGWVQSSRARIEQARADFDAMED; translated from the coding sequence ATGACCGACTTCGACGATTTCGATCCAGCCAGCCGCGACGGCCTTGCCACGCTTGCTCGCAACATGGCGGAACATGGCGCAGAACGGGATGCGCCGATCCGCACGATGTTCGGCCTGCTGGGCGATCGCTGGTCGATGCTGATCCTGCTGTTGCTGGACATTGCCTCCTTCCGCCATGCGGAACTGCGCCGTCTGCTCGACCGGATGAGCGCCGAAGGCAAGATTTCGCAACGCGTGCTGACGCTGAAGCTGCGCCAACTGGAACGCAACGGCATGGTGGCCCGATCGGTCAGCGGAGATGTCCCGCCCAGGGTCGACTATGCGCTAACTCCGCTGGGCCAGGGATTGCTGGATGAAGCCAAGCATCTGCTCGGCTGGGTCCAGTCCAGCCGCGCACGGATCGAACAGGCCCGCGCCGACTTCGACGCGATGGAGGATTAA